The Desulfohalovibrio reitneri genome contains a region encoding:
- the pyrF gene encoding orotidine-5'-phosphate decarboxylase codes for MAELVVALDLPTAGEALDLADKLRGRVDWLKVGLQLFIAEGPNIVSSLKERGFSVFLDLKLHDIPNTVASAVTSAAARGADMLTLHASGGDRMLAAAVEARDRLTGARPILMGVTVLTSLGSEDMRGVYAADPEPLALDLSRKANTIGLDGVVCSAWEVAAIKRAASPGFACLTPGIRPDASGGGDDQRRTATPEEAVAQGTDYLVVGRPITRAAVPEQAAEEFAKRMGRAPGS; via the coding sequence ATGGCTGAGTTGGTTGTCGCCCTGGACCTGCCCACGGCCGGCGAGGCCCTGGACTTGGCGGACAAATTGCGAGGCCGGGTGGATTGGCTGAAGGTCGGGCTGCAACTTTTCATCGCCGAAGGCCCGAACATCGTTTCCTCCCTCAAGGAGCGCGGCTTCTCCGTCTTTCTCGACCTCAAGCTGCACGATATCCCCAACACCGTGGCTTCGGCCGTGACCTCGGCCGCAGCGCGCGGCGCGGACATGCTCACCCTGCACGCCTCCGGCGGCGATCGTATGCTGGCCGCGGCCGTGGAGGCGCGCGACCGGCTCACCGGCGCCCGCCCCATCCTCATGGGCGTGACCGTGCTGACCTCCCTGGGATCGGAGGACATGCGCGGCGTCTACGCCGCCGATCCTGAGCCCCTCGCTCTTGACCTCTCCCGGAAAGCCAATACCATTGGTCTGGACGGAGTTGTCTGTTCCGCCTGGGAGGTGGCTGCCATCAAGCGGGCCGCCTCGCCCGGCTTCGCCTGTCTGACACCCGGCATCCGTCCGGACGCTTCCGGCGGCGGGGACGACCAGAGGCGGACGGCCACTCCGGAGGAAGCCGTGGCCCAAGGGACGGATTATCTTGTTGTAGGCCGCCCCATCACCCGCGCGGCCGTCCCGGAACAGGCTGCGGAAGAGTTCGCCAAGCGCATGGGCCGCGCCCCAGGGAGCTAA
- the gmk gene encoding guanylate kinase — translation MSVLPKGQCYVICAPSGTGKSTLLRRLRREYPAARFSVSHTTRQPRSGETHGEDYFFTSRKEFEKKIRQGFFAEWAEVHGNLYGTPLEFTAGLMEQGQDVLFDIDVQGARQLKESLPAACLIMILPPSRKDLVSRLEARGTDDRATIDKRLDNAAKELVQAPLFDYWIVNDDLDRAYEDLRAVYLARKLAPDRDPELVERLLNQWDNNG, via the coding sequence ATGAGCGTATTACCCAAGGGGCAGTGCTACGTCATCTGTGCCCCCTCCGGGACCGGCAAGAGCACACTGCTGCGGCGGCTTCGCCGGGAATACCCCGCCGCCCGTTTTTCCGTATCCCACACAACCCGCCAGCCCCGTTCAGGGGAGACGCACGGCGAGGACTACTTCTTTACAAGCCGGAAAGAGTTCGAGAAAAAAATCCGGCAGGGCTTCTTCGCCGAGTGGGCCGAGGTGCACGGCAACCTGTACGGCACTCCCCTGGAGTTCACCGCCGGGCTCATGGAGCAGGGGCAGGACGTCCTCTTCGACATCGACGTGCAGGGCGCGCGGCAACTCAAGGAAAGCCTGCCCGCCGCCTGCCTGATCATGATTCTTCCCCCTTCCAGGAAAGATCTCGTCAGCCGCCTGGAAGCCAGGGGAACCGACGACCGCGCGACCATCGACAAGCGGCTGGACAACGCCGCCAAGGAACTCGTCCAGGCCCCCCTGTTCGACTACTGGATCGTCAACGACGACCTGGACAGGGCTTACGAGGACCTGCGCGCTGTCTACCTGGCCCGCAAGCTGGCCCCGGACCGCGACCCGGAACTGGTGGAGCGCTTGCTGAACCAGTGGGACAACAATGGCTGA
- a CDS encoding DUF370 domain-containing protein has product MQKSGLLNIGFGNFVVTSRVISIVNPSSSPMRRLREDARSDGRLVDATQGRKTRSIIITDSNHVVLSAIQAETIGQRFTAGDEE; this is encoded by the coding sequence ATGCAAAAATCCGGTCTGCTCAACATCGGTTTCGGCAATTTCGTGGTCACGTCACGGGTTATTTCCATCGTCAATCCCTCCTCCTCCCCCATGCGGCGCCTGCGCGAGGACGCGCGCAGCGACGGGCGGCTGGTTGACGCCACCCAGGGCCGCAAGACCCGCTCCATCATCATCACGGACTCCAACCACGTCGTCCTCTCGGCCATCCAGGCCGAGACCATCGGGCAGCGGTTCACCGCGGGCGACGAGGAGTAG
- a CDS encoding YicC/YloC family endoribonuclease — protein MIRSMTGFGRYEAVADDWTVTWEVKSVNGRFLDAKWRTPTALRGREQAWEKTLREYAARGRVELYLGVRFTRSEAASVSLNRPVAAAMLSELRDLAQDTGAEFIPDLNRLLALPALWQEEASDEDSPLALDADAALREALASWNRSREGEGRATAADLGSRLATLQQLIEQIRQRVGVASEEKFASLRQRVGDLLAEAGADSNGDRMLQEIAILADRLDVSEELNRLDTHLGRFASILERGGEVGKKLDFLVQETFREMNTCGTKSQDAEISRLVVDGKAELEKIREQVQNLE, from the coding sequence ATGATTCGCAGCATGACCGGATTCGGCAGATACGAGGCCGTCGCGGACGACTGGACAGTGACCTGGGAGGTCAAGAGCGTCAACGGCCGCTTCCTGGACGCCAAGTGGCGCACCCCCACCGCCCTGCGCGGCCGCGAACAGGCCTGGGAAAAGACCCTGCGTGAATACGCCGCCCGGGGCCGTGTGGAACTCTACCTTGGCGTGCGCTTCACCCGGTCCGAGGCAGCTTCGGTCAGCCTCAACCGGCCCGTGGCCGCGGCCATGCTCTCGGAGCTGCGCGACCTGGCCCAGGACACCGGTGCCGAATTCATCCCCGACCTCAACCGCCTGCTGGCCCTCCCCGCCCTGTGGCAGGAGGAGGCTTCGGATGAGGACAGCCCGCTGGCACTGGACGCCGATGCCGCCCTGCGCGAGGCCCTGGCCTCCTGGAACCGCTCCCGCGAGGGTGAGGGGAGGGCCACGGCGGCAGACCTGGGCTCCAGGCTGGCCACCCTGCAACAGTTGATTGAGCAAATACGCCAGCGGGTCGGGGTCGCTTCGGAGGAAAAGTTCGCCTCCTTGCGTCAGCGTGTGGGCGATCTGCTGGCGGAAGCCGGCGCCGATTCCAACGGAGACCGGATGCTCCAGGAAATCGCCATCCTGGCCGACAGGCTCGATGTGAGCGAGGAATTGAACCGCCTGGATACGCACCTGGGCCGTTTCGCCTCCATACTCGAGCGGGGTGGAGAAGTCGGAAAGAAGTTGGATTTCCTTGTGCAGGAGACATTCCGCGAGATGAACACCTGCGGAACCAAGTCGCAGGACGCGGAAATATCCAGGCTTGTGGTGGACGGAAAAGCGGAACTTGAAAAAATCCGCGAGCAAGTGCAGAATCTTGAGTAG
- a CDS encoding MiaB/RimO family radical SAM methylthiotransferase — translation MFAFHIRTLGCRINQYETQALRESWLARGFTEAGDPGGADLIVVNSCAVTANAVADTRAALRSLARQAPGARLVVTGCACEFCPDDLAAIQGVERVVPQRGKAGLAAWPETPPAPGPKEFPDFALADSPRARALLKVQDGCSHGCSYCVVPSTRGPSRSRPPAEAVAEARRLLASGLREIVISGINLRHYGREWGTEWTLWRLVREMETELAPEWAGRARLRLSSLDPAQLTEEAADTLLGSRMLCPHLHLSLQSLSPTVLGRMNRGHTSPEAVADFVRLLGREVPVLGLGADFIAGFPGETEAEFAETLAAADELPLTYAHVFPYSRRPGTRAASMPDQVPGPEAKARAAALRKLAEAKKEDFLHFLAGMRHLEMVLEDPDAGTGSEATFAPCRLIEIPEWAAPRQLLPCRPEGVSGGAVLVRPDPPKENA, via the coding sequence ATGTTCGCCTTCCACATCCGCACCCTCGGCTGCCGCATCAACCAGTACGAGACCCAGGCCCTGCGCGAATCCTGGCTGGCGCGCGGCTTCACCGAAGCCGGCGACCCAGGCGGCGCGGACCTCATCGTGGTCAACTCCTGCGCCGTGACCGCCAACGCCGTGGCCGACACCCGCGCGGCCCTGCGCTCCCTGGCCCGTCAGGCCCCCGGGGCGCGCCTGGTGGTCACGGGGTGCGCCTGCGAGTTCTGTCCCGACGACCTGGCCGCCATCCAAGGCGTGGAGCGGGTCGTGCCCCAGCGCGGCAAGGCCGGGCTGGCCGCCTGGCCGGAGACGCCCCCCGCCCCCGGGCCGAAGGAGTTTCCGGACTTCGCCCTGGCCGACTCCCCCCGCGCCCGCGCCCTGCTCAAGGTGCAGGACGGCTGCTCCCACGGCTGCTCCTACTGCGTGGTGCCCTCCACGCGCGGCCCCAGCCGCTCCCGCCCGCCGGCCGAAGCCGTGGCCGAGGCCCGGCGGCTGCTGGCCAGCGGCCTGCGGGAGATCGTCATCAGCGGCATCAACCTGCGCCACTACGGCAGGGAATGGGGCACGGAATGGACGCTGTGGCGGCTGGTGCGGGAGATGGAGACCGAGCTGGCCCCGGAGTGGGCCGGACGCGCCCGGCTGCGCCTCTCCTCCCTGGACCCGGCCCAGCTCACGGAGGAAGCGGCGGACACCCTCCTTGGCAGCCGCATGCTCTGCCCCCACCTGCATCTGTCCCTGCAAAGCCTCTCTCCCACGGTACTGGGCCGTATGAACCGAGGGCACACCTCCCCGGAAGCGGTGGCCGACTTCGTTCGGCTGCTCGGTCGGGAGGTGCCCGTTCTGGGGTTGGGCGCGGATTTCATCGCCGGATTCCCCGGCGAAACCGAGGCAGAGTTCGCCGAAACCCTGGCGGCGGCGGACGAGCTTCCCTTGACCTACGCCCACGTCTTCCCCTATTCCCGGCGGCCCGGCACAAGGGCCGCTTCCATGCCGGACCAGGTGCCGGGCCCAGAGGCCAAGGCCAGAGCGGCAGCCCTGCGTAAGCTGGCCGAAGCGAAAAAGGAAGATTTTCTGCATTTTCTGGCGGGCATGAGACATCTGGAGATGGTGCTGGAGGACCCGGATGCCGGCACCGGCAGCGAAGCGACCTTCGCCCCTTGCCGCCTGATCGAAATTCCCGAGTGGGCCGCACCGCGCCAGTTGCTGCCCTGCCGTCCGGAGGGCGTCTCCGGCGGCGCGGTGCTGGTCCGTCCCGATCCCCCCAAGGAGAACGCATGA
- a CDS encoding PilZ domain-containing protein, with product MAEERRKAQRTPVSAPDEVVISGSGVEAVCRVRDLSPYGLRLEFTAPAQAEAVRRGATLRIASCEGPMGGLLCEASFTVVWKKGDSCGAQFARPLRPGPEADYVSL from the coding sequence ATGGCCGAGGAACGACGCAAGGCGCAACGAACCCCGGTATCCGCGCCGGACGAAGTGGTGATCAGCGGCTCCGGCGTGGAGGCGGTATGCCGCGTGCGCGACCTCAGCCCCTACGGGCTGCGGCTGGAGTTCACCGCCCCCGCGCAGGCCGAGGCCGTCCGCAGAGGGGCCACCCTTCGGATCGCCTCCTGCGAAGGTCCAATGGGCGGCCTGCTGTGCGAAGCATCCTTTACCGTGGTCTGGAAAAAGGGCGACAGCTGCGGGGCGCAGTTCGCCCGTCCCCTGCGTCCCGGCCCCGAGGCAGACTACGTCAGCCTCTGA
- the mnmA gene encoding tRNA 2-thiouridine(34) synthase MnmA — MAACPLRNWAEPGDPPETAAVALSGGRDSLLALAMLREAGWRVIGLHGRFHQEEPGTADGLRRLCGDLRVELRVVDLRQAFHERIVAPFIREYLNGRTPNPCCRCNRSVKFGLLLDEARALGADRLATGHYARMAEGPHGRPLLARGADPSREQSYFLSLVDPSSLPRVLFPLGELCKAEVDGMLAERRLAPVVQRESREVCFVPGDDYKAFLASRADELPGPGPIRLADGREVGRHRGLWRHTIGQRRGLGVAWSEPLYVLEKRVLDNVLIVGPKADLACSGFTAREPVYHLDPAFWPDELWVQGRYRQRANQARVHVEENGFSVSLLTPRSPPAPGQIAAVYDEAGLVLAGGVVDELALAGTAG, encoded by the coding sequence TTGGCCGCCTGCCCGCTCCGGAACTGGGCTGAACCGGGCGACCCGCCGGAGACGGCCGCCGTGGCCCTCTCCGGCGGGCGGGACTCCCTGCTGGCCCTGGCCATGCTGCGGGAGGCGGGCTGGCGCGTGATCGGCCTGCACGGCCGCTTCCACCAGGAGGAGCCGGGCACGGCCGACGGGCTGCGCCGCCTGTGCGGCGATCTGAGGGTGGAACTGCGCGTGGTCGATCTGCGCCAAGCTTTCCACGAACGCATCGTGGCCCCCTTCATCCGTGAGTATCTGAACGGCCGCACCCCCAATCCATGCTGCCGTTGCAACCGGTCGGTGAAGTTCGGCCTGCTGCTGGACGAGGCGCGGGCACTGGGAGCGGACCGGCTGGCCACGGGCCATTACGCGCGGATGGCCGAAGGGCCCCATGGCCGCCCCCTGCTGGCCCGTGGCGCGGACCCTTCCCGCGAACAGAGCTACTTTCTGAGCCTGGTGGACCCGAGCAGCCTCCCTCGCGTCCTTTTCCCCCTGGGAGAGCTGTGCAAGGCGGAAGTGGACGGCATGCTGGCCGAACGGAGGCTGGCCCCGGTGGTGCAGCGGGAAAGCCGGGAAGTCTGCTTCGTGCCCGGGGACGACTACAAGGCTTTTCTCGCGTCACGGGCGGACGAATTGCCCGGCCCGGGACCTATTCGCCTGGCGGACGGCCGGGAGGTTGGACGCCACAGGGGTTTGTGGCGGCACACAATCGGCCAGCGGCGGGGCCTGGGCGTGGCCTGGAGCGAACCGCTCTACGTGCTGGAAAAGCGGGTGCTGGACAACGTCCTCATCGTGGGCCCGAAGGCTGATCTGGCCTGCTCTGGTTTCACCGCGCGCGAACCGGTCTACCACCTCGACCCCGCTTTCTGGCCCGACGAGCTGTGGGTGCAGGGCCGTTATCGCCAGCGGGCCAACCAGGCCCGCGTGCACGTGGAGGAGAACGGCTTCAGCGTCAGCCTGCTAACGCCCCGGTCCCCACCAGCGCCCGGTCAGATCGCGGCCGTGTATGACGAGGCGGGCCTGGTTTTGGCCGGGGGCGTGGTGGACGAGCTTGCCTTGGCCGGGACCGCGGGCTAG
- the gatA gene encoding Asp-tRNA(Asn)/Glu-tRNA(Gln) amidotransferase subunit GatA produces MSRLIHQPVSQLHDSLAAGDVTAEDATRACLERISATEPTLDALLTVDEDGALNAARELDASGYDPDKPLWGVPVVVKDVLCTKGLRTTCGSRFLENFVPPFDATAVAKLRQAGAVILGKANMDEFAMGSSTENSAYKTTANPWDTGRVPGGSSGGSGATVAAGQCFAALGTDTGGSIRLPASFCGTVGVKPTYGRVSRYGMVAFGSSLDQIGPLTRCVEDAARVLAAISGPDERDSTSAPNVQPIDPARCRRDDLKGVRIGLPKQYWGEGADDEVAETCRKAVDAARELGATTVELDLPLTDYAIATYYIVAMAEASSNLARFDGVRYGLRDEQARELTELYLRSRSSGFGDEVQRRILIGTYVLSSGYYDAYYRKAAQVRRLIRDNFRKAFERCDLIAGPTCPTTAFPIGGIQDPLKMYLMDIYTISCNLAGLPGMSLPAGLGSESGLPIGLQLQAPAFAEESMLAAAHALESALGRLPAPELG; encoded by the coding sequence ATGAGCCGACTCATCCACCAGCCCGTATCCCAACTGCACGACTCCCTGGCCGCGGGCGACGTCACCGCCGAGGACGCCACCCGCGCCTGTCTGGAGCGCATTTCCGCCACCGAACCCACCCTGGACGCCTTGCTCACCGTGGACGAGGACGGCGCCCTGAACGCCGCGCGCGAGCTGGACGCCTCGGGCTATGATCCCGACAAGCCACTGTGGGGCGTGCCCGTGGTGGTCAAGGACGTGCTCTGCACCAAGGGGCTGCGCACCACCTGCGGCTCCCGCTTCCTGGAGAACTTCGTCCCGCCCTTCGACGCCACGGCCGTGGCCAAGCTGCGCCAAGCCGGTGCCGTCATCCTGGGCAAGGCCAACATGGACGAGTTCGCCATGGGTTCCTCCACCGAGAACTCCGCCTACAAGACCACGGCCAACCCCTGGGACACCGGACGGGTGCCCGGCGGCTCCTCCGGAGGCTCCGGGGCCACCGTGGCCGCGGGGCAGTGCTTCGCCGCCCTTGGCACGGACACCGGTGGCTCCATCCGCCTGCCCGCCTCCTTCTGCGGAACCGTGGGAGTCAAGCCCACCTACGGCCGCGTTTCCCGCTACGGCATGGTCGCCTTCGGCTCCTCCCTGGACCAGATCGGCCCCCTGACCCGCTGCGTGGAGGACGCCGCCCGGGTGCTCGCGGCCATCTCCGGCCCGGACGAGCGCGACTCCACCTCCGCTCCTAACGTCCAGCCAATCGACCCCGCCCGCTGCCGCCGTGACGACCTCAAGGGGGTTCGCATCGGCCTGCCCAAACAGTACTGGGGCGAGGGCGCGGACGACGAGGTGGCCGAAACCTGCCGCAAGGCGGTGGACGCCGCCCGGGAACTGGGCGCCACCACCGTGGAGCTGGACCTCCCCCTGACCGACTACGCCATCGCCACCTACTACATCGTGGCCATGGCCGAGGCCTCCTCCAACCTGGCCCGCTTCGACGGCGTGCGCTACGGCCTGCGGGATGAGCAGGCCCGGGAACTGACGGAGCTGTATCTGCGCTCCCGCTCCAGCGGTTTCGGCGACGAGGTCCAACGCCGCATCCTCATCGGCACCTACGTGCTCTCCTCGGGCTATTACGACGCCTACTACCGCAAGGCCGCCCAGGTGCGTCGCCTCATCCGGGACAACTTCCGCAAGGCCTTCGAGCGGTGCGACCTCATCGCCGGTCCCACCTGCCCCACCACGGCCTTCCCCATCGGCGGCATCCAGGACCCGCTGAAGATGTACCTCATGGACATCTACACCATCTCCTGCAACCTGGCCGGGCTGCCCGGTATGAGCCTGCCCGCCGGCCTGGGGAGCGAGTCCGGCCTGCCCATCGGGTTGCAGCTGCAGGCCCCGGCCTTTGCCGAGGAATCCATGCTGGCCGCGGCCCACGCCCTGGAGTCCGCCCTTGGCCGCCTGCCCGCTCCGGAACTGGGCTGA
- the gatC gene encoding Asp-tRNA(Asn)/Glu-tRNA(Gln) amidotransferase subunit GatC has protein sequence MKIDVHQVAKLARLELDEDKASLFAAQLGDVLEYMDKLGEVDTSGVEPLYSPSEHPAPMRPDEVRREFDRQDILANAPDTDDQFFIVPKVV, from the coding sequence ATGAAGATTGACGTGCATCAGGTAGCCAAGCTGGCCCGGCTGGAGCTGGACGAGGACAAGGCCTCCCTGTTCGCGGCCCAACTGGGCGATGTGCTGGAGTACATGGACAAACTGGGGGAAGTGGACACCTCCGGCGTGGAGCCCCTCTACTCCCCCTCCGAGCACCCCGCGCCCATGCGTCCCGACGAGGTCCGCCGCGAATTCGACCGACAGGACATCCTGGCCAACGCGCCCGACACCGACGACCAATTCTTCATCGTTCCCAAGGTAGTCTAG
- a CDS encoding penicillin-binding protein activator, producing MTILCRILLIALLAVPLAACQKKPPPRQPAVTGMAAEELRQAAERAWEAGDYHQSELYYEDLLDKADLSRAQRLVALRRYAVSALRADHAQGALRGLERWAEARPEARSEPGWNTFKTKALTRADEPEKLRLHLEGVMDEMALSQSYRLRAGERLLEVYHRLADDAGAARLLTRMWGMAPDRETRLWLEKRAFDWLSGLSLERLEELAALAARPERAGLFASPHIRFMAAAAKAEDDRAAWPASWNIMRSVLDSWEFADPSPWLEIYAELEEEYGIPKTGVALLLPLSGRFSKVGWSVLRGAGLAEWMRSREGALVEVAAINTAAEGWTERLADLPSHYTVVGGPIRVDAFSELEKSGQLEQRAVFAFLPGLGRLEEGRDAWRFFSSMDDQARSLVSLAVDDLGIERFAVVYPDEKYGLRASQVFWEAVDARNATITGLSSYPPEDPSSWGESVADLLRVKPKDPETGERPPSPEPDFKAVFLPDGWSQAQLLVPHFFFYGEDRLLFLGPELWSQALVDGGDVEERYFRLSATPSAWWPEAGGGAAHRLRREAEAAGIQPDFWTALGFDFARLASALGSLASPIDPDEVNEQLAEVEALGFALAPFDWDAQGRVSQEMHLFRPVGGGLERVVPQELADRMERIRKRHEEFIKRREEKREAEKKEAAQSAQRKDTP from the coding sequence ATGACCATACTCTGCCGCATACTTCTCATAGCCCTTCTCGCCGTTCCCCTGGCAGCCTGCCAGAAAAAGCCGCCGCCCAGGCAGCCCGCCGTCACCGGCATGGCCGCCGAGGAACTCCGACAGGCCGCTGAACGCGCCTGGGAAGCCGGCGACTACCACCAGAGCGAACTCTACTACGAGGACTTGCTGGACAAGGCGGACCTAAGCCGGGCCCAGCGGCTAGTGGCGCTTCGGCGTTATGCGGTCAGCGCCCTGCGCGCTGACCACGCCCAGGGCGCCCTGCGGGGCCTCGAACGCTGGGCGGAGGCCCGCCCCGAGGCACGCTCCGAGCCGGGCTGGAACACCTTCAAAACCAAGGCGCTGACCCGTGCTGACGAGCCGGAGAAACTCCGACTGCACCTGGAAGGCGTTATGGACGAGATGGCCCTGTCCCAGAGTTACCGGCTGCGCGCCGGGGAACGCCTTCTCGAGGTCTACCACCGTCTGGCGGACGACGCCGGGGCGGCCCGGCTACTAACCCGCATGTGGGGCATGGCCCCGGACCGCGAAACGCGGCTCTGGCTGGAAAAACGAGCGTTCGATTGGCTCTCGGGCCTTTCCCTGGAGCGACTGGAGGAATTGGCCGCCCTTGCCGCCCGCCCCGAAAGGGCCGGGCTTTTCGCCTCCCCCCACATCCGTTTCATGGCGGCCGCGGCCAAGGCGGAGGACGACCGCGCGGCCTGGCCCGCGAGTTGGAACATCATGCGCTCGGTGCTGGACTCCTGGGAGTTCGCCGACCCGTCTCCCTGGCTGGAAATCTACGCCGAACTCGAGGAGGAATACGGCATCCCCAAGACGGGCGTTGCCCTGCTGCTGCCCCTCTCCGGCCGCTTCTCCAAGGTGGGATGGAGCGTGCTGCGCGGCGCGGGACTGGCCGAGTGGATGCGCTCCCGCGAGGGAGCGCTGGTGGAGGTGGCTGCCATCAACACAGCGGCCGAGGGCTGGACCGAGCGGCTGGCCGATCTGCCCTCCCACTACACCGTGGTGGGGGGCCCCATCCGCGTGGACGCTTTCTCGGAACTGGAAAAGTCCGGCCAACTGGAACAGCGGGCCGTGTTCGCCTTTTTGCCCGGCCTAGGCAGGCTGGAGGAGGGCCGGGACGCCTGGCGCTTCTTCAGCTCCATGGACGACCAAGCCCGCAGCCTGGTTTCCCTGGCGGTGGACGATCTGGGCATCGAGCGCTTCGCCGTGGTCTACCCTGACGAAAAGTATGGCCTGCGCGCCTCCCAGGTTTTCTGGGAAGCAGTGGACGCCCGCAACGCCACCATCACAGGCCTGTCCAGCTATCCGCCGGAGGACCCTTCGTCCTGGGGCGAGAGCGTGGCCGACTTGCTGCGGGTGAAGCCCAAGGATCCCGAAACCGGGGAGCGCCCGCCGTCCCCGGAGCCGGATTTCAAGGCTGTTTTCCTGCCGGATGGCTGGTCTCAGGCTCAACTGCTTGTGCCCCACTTCTTCTTTTACGGCGAGGACCGCCTGCTCTTCCTTGGTCCCGAGCTCTGGAGCCAGGCCCTGGTGGACGGCGGCGACGTGGAGGAACGCTACTTCCGGCTCTCCGCAACGCCTTCGGCCTGGTGGCCCGAGGCGGGTGGGGGAGCCGCCCACAGGCTGCGGCGAGAAGCCGAGGCCGCCGGTATCCAGCCCGACTTCTGGACCGCCCTGGGGTTCGACTTCGCCCGACTTGCCTCGGCCCTCGGGTCCCTGGCATCCCCCATCGACCCGGATGAGGTAAACGAGCAACTGGCGGAAGTGGAGGCCCTGGGATTCGCCCTGGCCCCGTTCGACTGGGACGCCCAGGGACGTGTCAGCCAGGAAATGCACCTCTTCCGTCCCGTGGGCGGCGGCCTGGAACGTGTCGTCCCGCAAGAGCTGGCCGACCGCATGGAACGGATCAGGAAGCGGCACGAGGAATTCATCAAACGGCGCGAGGAAAAGCGCGAAGCGGAAAAGAAGGAGGCGGCCCAGTCCGCCCAACGAAAGGATACGCCATGA